Within Thermus sediminis, the genomic segment CCTCCAGAGCGTCCTCTTCGGTAAAGGGAAGAACCTCCACCGCGGCATTCAAGAGCCCCGCCCGCCCCATTCGGGCCTGGGCTTCGGCAGGATCTTCCCTCCAGTCAGCCAGCTTGGAGAGGACCTCGGCCAGGTTAACCGTGCTTAGGTAGGCTCCTTCCTCGCAAAGCTTCGGCCACCCGTTCGGCTCCCGGCTCGTTAAGGAGGGCCGACCGCCTTCATTCCCCCTCCTGTCCAGCCTCCTCACGGCGTT encodes:
- a CDS encoding type II toxin-antitoxin system VapC family toxin — its product is MRRLDRRGNEGGRPSLTSREPNGWPKLCEEGAYLSTVNLAEVLSKLADWREDPAEAQARMGRAGLLNAAVEVLPFTEEDALEVARLRALTRAHGLALGDRACLALARRLGLPALAADRTWAELGLDIPVVVIRP